A genomic segment from Chanos chanos chromosome 2, fChaCha1.1, whole genome shotgun sequence encodes:
- the stard15 gene encoding START domain-containing protein 10, whose amino-acid sequence MPVQIPDDSDFASFKEQCENHDGWIARYNKGGVTVWCRDEESKTVQKLKMKIVCKDVTAETLYDVLHDTSYRKKWDTNMIDTFDIGRLTVNADVGYYSWKCPSPLKNRDFVTMRSWLPLGKDYLIINYSVKHPQYPPKKDYVRAVSLLTGYLIQSSGANGSTLYYLTQVDPRGSLPKWVVNRVSQFVAPKAMKKIYKACLKYPEWKRKHNPNLKPWMYPEQNTLPCINVADLSVQRADSLENIDESGLTEEKTQNNSDDEET is encoded by the exons ATGCCAGTTCAGATCCCGGACGATAGCGATTTCGCCTCTTTCAAAGAACAATGTGAAAACCACGATGGATGGATAGCCCGCTACAACAAAGGAGGCGTGACGGTGTGGTGCCGTGACGAGGAGAGCAAAACAGTGCAGAAACTTAAG ATGAAAATCGTGTGCAAGGACGTGACGGCGGAAACGCTCTACGATGTCCTGCACGATACGAGCTACCGGAAGAAATGGGACACAAACATGATTGACACCTTTGACATTGGGAGACTGACTGTAAATGCAGACGTGGGATATTATTCCT GGAAATGTCCCAGTCCTCTGAAGAACAGAGACTTTGTCACCATGCGCTCATGGCTTCCGCTGGGGAAGGACTATCTGATCATTAACTACTCTGTCAAACACCCG cAATATCCACCAAAGAAGGACTATGTAAGGGCTGTGTCGTTACTCACAGGATACCTGATCCAGTCCAGTGGAGCAAACGGCTCTACTCTGTACTACTTAACTCAAGTCGACCCAAGAG GTTCTTTACCCAAATGGGTGGTGAATAGAGTCTCCCAGTTTGTTGCTCCAAAG GCCATGAAGAAGATCTACAAAGCCTGCCTGAAGTACCCGGAGTGGAAGCGGAAACACAACCCTAACCTGAAGCCGTGGATGTACCCGGAGCAGAACACGCTGCCCTGCATTAACGTGGCCGACCTGAGCGTACAGAGGGCGGACTCACTGGAGAATATTGACGAGAGTGGTCTGACTGAGGAGAAAACGCAAAACAACAGTGATGATGAGGAGACCTAA